In the Quercus lobata isolate SW786 chromosome 5, ValleyOak3.0 Primary Assembly, whole genome shotgun sequence genome, one interval contains:
- the LOC115991652 gene encoding receptor-like protein 4: MHFEASMLRFLLLWLLVFCTAFSSSSARPSPFAMRISCGARDNVHTPPTNTLWYKDFAYTGGIPANATRTSFITPPLETLRYFPLSGGPENCYNLNNVPKGHYLVRMFFGLVNQTNFDSEPLFDVSVEGTQIYSLQSGWSNQDDEAFAEAIVFLLDGTASLCFHSTGHGDPTILSIEILQVDDNAYYFGPQWGHGIVLRTATRLSCGTGQSKFGTDYSGDLWGGDRFWKYLKTFGQNSDRPRSTESSIKQASLSPNFYPQGLYQSALVSTDNQPELTYAMDVEPNRNYSIWLHFAEIDSSVTAIGQRVFDILINSDVRFQDVDIIKMSGDRYAALVLNTTVAISGRTLTITLKPKNGSHAIINAIEVFEVIIAESKTSPEEVSALQTLKNALSLPLRLGWNGDPCVPQEHPWSGADCHFDSNSSKWFIDGLGLDNQGLRGFLPDDISKLSHLQSINLSGNMIHGAIPSSLGTIASLEKLDLSYNFFNESIPETLGQLTSLQILNLNGNSLSGRVPAALGGRLLHRASFNFTDNAGLCGIPGLRTCGPHLSAGAKVGIALGALLLLLLIGICSMCWWKRRQNILRAQKLAARDAPYAKARTHLSDIQMTRPYNNHGHSRTAAENGPSLLS; this comes from the exons CACCATTTGCCATGCGGATAAGCTGTGGAGCTCGTGATAATGTTCATACACCGCCAACCAATACACTTTGGTATAAGGATTTTGCATATACAGGAGGGATACCTGCTAATGCAACACGTACAAGCTTCATCACTCCTCCTCTTGAAACACTGCGCTACTTTCCCCTATCTGGAGGTCCTGAAAATTGCTACAACCTTAATAATGTGCCAAAGGGACACTATTTAGTCAGGATGTTCTTTGGATTGGTTAACCAAACCAATTTTGACAGTGAACCTCTATTCGATGTTTCTGTCGAAGGAACTCAGATTTATTCTTTGCAGTCAGGTTGGAGCAACCAGGATGACGAAGCATTTGCTGAAGCCATTGTGTTTCTTTTAGATGGCACTGCCTCTCTCTGCTTCCATAGCACTGGTCACGGAGACCCAACAATTCTTTCAATTGAAATTCTTCAAGTTGATGATAATGCATACTATTTTGGTCCACAGTGGGGTCATGGAATAGTGCTTAGAACTGCCACAAGACTGAGTTGTGGTACAGGGCAGTCAAAGTTCGGTACTGATTATAGTGGTGATCTATGGGGTGGGGATAGATTTTGGAAATACCTTAAAACTTTTGGTCAGAATTCTGATCGGCCTAGATCTACTGAAAGTAGCATAAAGCAGGCTTCACTTTCTCCAAACTTCTATCCACAAGGTCTTTATCAGTCAGCACTTGTTAGTACCGATAATCAGCCTGAATTGACATATGCAATGGATGTGGAGCCCAATAGGAACTACTCAATTTGGTTACACTTTGCAGAAATTGATTCTTCAGTGACTGCCATAGGGCAAAGGGTATTTGACATCCTGATAAATAGCGATGTTAGATTTCAAGATGTAGACATTATCAAAATGAGCGGGGATCGTTATGCAGCTCTTGTTCTTAATACAACTGTTGCAATTAGTGGAAGGACCTTGACAATAACCTTGAAGCCTAAAAATGGTAGTCATGCCATTATTAATGCCATTGAGGTTTTTGAGGTTATCATAGCAGAGTCCAAAACCTCACCAGAAGAAG TTAGTGCTCTACAGACTTTGAAGAATGCATTGAGCCTTCCTCTTCGGCTTGGATGGAATGGTGATCCATGTGTTCCCCAAGAACACCCATGGAGTGGAGCAGATTGCCATTTTGACAGTAACAGCAGCAAATGGTTCATCGATGGACT TGGTCTTGACAACCAAGGTCTGAGGGGTTTCTTGCCTGATGACATATCCAAGCTAAGTCATCTACAGAGCAT AAACTTGAGTGGAAACATGATTCATGGGGCCATTCCTTCCTCGCTTGGAACAATAGCTAGCTTAGAAAAATT GGACCTGTCCTACAATTTCTTTAACGAATCAATTCCTGAAACCCTGGGACAGTTGACATCATTACAGATACT AAATCTTAATGGCAACTCATTGTCTGGAAGAGTCCCTGCTGCACTAGGAGGAAGGCTTTTGCATAGAGCTAGCTTCAA TTTTACAGATAATGCTGGCCTTTGTGGTATACCTGGACTGCGTACATGTGGGCCCCACCTTTCTGCTGGTGCAAAGGTTGGCATTGCTCTAGGTGCATTATTGTTATTACTACTCATTGGCATCTGTTCAATGTGTTGGTGGAAAAGGCGGCAAAATATCCTCCGAGCACAGAAGCTTGCTG caCGAGATGCCCCCTATGCGAAGGCAAGGACTCATTTATCAGATATCCAGATGACAAGGCCTTATAATAATCATGGTCATTCTCGGACTGCTGCCGAGAATGGGCCTAGTTTGCTGTCATGA